A stretch of Kyrpidia spormannii DNA encodes these proteins:
- a CDS encoding carbon-nitrogen family hydrolase: MRVALCQMEVVQGDRAGNRSRAEAMVRESAGRRADVVVLPEMWTCGYDFAHLSEHTEEIDGETATLLGRWARQYGIWLVGGSFPIEFADGVSNTALTFAPDGTLVNLYRKIHLIGLMDEDRYLVPGETRATFALGETGTPDSTRAGVMICYDLRFPELARAHVLEGAEVLFLPAEWPVQRADHWRTLLIARAIENQAFVIGVNIVGRNDRDRFTGGSLAVDPWGRVVTEAGTKPGIVYADLDLSIVADVRQKMTVLKDRRPKAYL; encoded by the coding sequence ATGCGAGTAGCGCTCTGTCAAATGGAAGTGGTTCAAGGCGACCGCGCCGGAAACCGGTCCCGGGCCGAAGCGATGGTCCGGGAGTCGGCGGGACGCCGGGCCGATGTCGTCGTCCTGCCGGAAATGTGGACGTGCGGGTATGATTTTGCCCATCTTTCCGAACACACCGAGGAGATCGACGGTGAAACAGCGACCTTGCTCGGCCGGTGGGCCCGGCAATACGGGATTTGGCTGGTCGGCGGATCGTTTCCTATAGAATTCGCCGATGGGGTGTCGAATACGGCGCTGACCTTTGCGCCGGACGGAACGCTGGTCAACCTCTATCGCAAAATCCACCTCATCGGCTTGATGGACGAGGACCGCTATCTGGTCCCCGGGGAGACCCGGGCCACCTTCGCCTTGGGGGAAACGGGCACGCCGGACTCGACCCGGGCCGGGGTGATGATTTGCTACGATCTTCGCTTTCCCGAGTTGGCCCGGGCCCACGTGCTGGAGGGCGCTGAGGTCCTCTTCCTTCCCGCGGAGTGGCCGGTTCAGCGAGCCGATCACTGGCGGACTCTCCTCATCGCCCGGGCCATCGAGAATCAGGCCTTCGTGATCGGCGTGAACATCGTCGGGCGCAATGACCGGGATCGGTTCACCGGCGGGTCCCTGGCGGTGGACCCCTGGGGCCGGGTGGTGACCGAGGCTGGGACCAAGCCGGGGATTGTGTATGCGGATCTCGATTTAAGCATTGTGGCGGACGTGCGGCAAAAGATGACGGTGCTCAAAGACCGCCGGCCCAAAGCTTATCTCTAA
- the csaB gene encoding polysaccharide pyruvyl transferase CsaB: MIVATILIAGYYGFHNAGDDAVLHGIITSLRRYDPTVHCRVLSNQPRHTRALFRIPAYDRWNPWTIIRQLKKADMLVMGGGGLLQDVTSPRSILYYLGVVQMAKWLDKPVVFYAQGFGPVRRPLSKWLIRRTLNDIDLITVRDEGSRDDFLRTGVTRPPLLVTADPAMAIDTSLVDAEMGRAILERHRVPTSRVAVVSVREWPTAKVPYKRIFAEGLKRLIEKGWHVVFLPMQHPKDLRPSREIARCLGHGSTVIETPLTVFDILNVIKAADMVVGMRLHSLILAALLSVPAVAFSYDQKIERFSRRVGIPCAGSTQAADEETFIHTLLSCSEHLDEARAAMMPGTDEMRHLALETARRTIEILHRRLGE; the protein is encoded by the coding sequence ATGATTGTGGCGACCATTTTGATTGCCGGGTACTACGGGTTTCATAATGCCGGTGATGACGCCGTCCTTCACGGCATCATCACCTCCCTGCGCCGCTATGACCCGACGGTGCACTGCCGGGTGCTCTCCAATCAGCCCCGCCACACCCGGGCCCTGTTTCGGATCCCGGCTTACGACCGGTGGAACCCGTGGACGATTATCCGGCAACTCAAAAAGGCCGATATGCTGGTCATGGGCGGGGGCGGCCTCCTGCAGGACGTGACCAGCCCCCGAAGTATTCTCTATTATCTCGGCGTGGTCCAGATGGCCAAATGGCTGGACAAACCGGTCGTTTTTTACGCCCAGGGATTCGGCCCGGTTCGTCGCCCCCTCTCAAAATGGCTCATCCGGCGAACCCTCAACGATATCGACCTGATCACCGTCCGGGATGAAGGATCCCGGGACGATTTTCTGCGTACCGGCGTCACCCGGCCGCCCCTTTTGGTGACCGCCGACCCGGCCATGGCCATCGATACAAGCCTGGTGGACGCGGAGATGGGCCGGGCGATTCTGGAGCGACACCGGGTGCCGACCTCCCGGGTGGCGGTGGTTTCCGTGCGGGAGTGGCCAACCGCCAAAGTTCCGTATAAAAGGATCTTTGCCGAAGGGCTGAAGCGGCTCATCGAAAAGGGATGGCACGTGGTGTTTCTCCCCATGCAACACCCCAAGGACCTCCGGCCTTCGAGAGAGATCGCCCGGTGCTTGGGCCACGGCTCCACGGTGATCGAGACGCCCCTGACGGTTTTCGATATCCTCAACGTGATCAAAGCCGCCGATATGGTGGTGGGGATGCGCCTGCACTCCCTCATTCTCGCGGCGCTCCTGTCCGTGCCCGCCGTGGCTTTTTCTTATGACCAGAAGATCGAGCGGTTTTCCCGGCGGGTCGGCATTCCTTGCGCCGGTTCCACCCAGGCCGCCGATGAAGAAACCTTCATTCATACTTTGCTTTCCTGCAGTGAACACCTTGATGAAGCCCGGGCGGCCATGATGCCGGGGACCGACGAGATGCGGCATTTGGCCCTGGAGACGGCCAGGCGCACCATCGAGATCCTGCACCGGCGGCTGGGGGAATGA